Genomic window (Chelmon rostratus isolate fCheRos1 chromosome 15, fCheRos1.pri, whole genome shotgun sequence):
AAAGACTATATAACCCACTTGAATTAATCAAAGTCAACGTTTTGTCGCCTTAAAGTTACTTTGTCACATGGTTATGCAGTTGCAGGCAGTTTTTATTGCCCTCTGTGTCATGGTTCAAGaatctgttctgctgttttatatggctgctgctgtcactttcaCAAGCTATGTTGCAAACATAGACATGACAGGATGATATGCAGGCTTCAGCAGTGTGTTGTTTTAAGGCATCTTGGACGTTTGCCTTAAGCACTTAATGAACCACCAAGCTGGAGTTTTCAAAACCGTGCACATTTGCAACTGTATTACCATGAGACCACAATAAAACTTGGCACTGAAATCAAATGGCTGCCCTTGAAGtagaaaaatctgaaaactttACACATTTACGCATTATGAAAGCTATCTATAATCAGTCAATTTACCAAATAACCAATATTCTCTCATCATAAATACCTCTAGTGTGTAAATCATTTCCAGTTTGCTGCAGTTATTCGGTTTTTCTTACTCAGTGAGAGTTCATATCATTCCTCAGGCGGACTTCATACAACCTTCCAAAGGGCAAAGGTAAATCAACCCATACAGCAATTAACCAACATCAAACTCTGCCCCTCCCAGGCCCCCCTGTCTCTGCAGGTCACCCAGCTATGCTCTCTGTGGcgcctcctgcagctgcagttccAGCACCCATGGCTGGTCCTCCagccccaccaccaccaccgggtCCACCGCCCCCAATGGCAGTGCCCCCACCCATGCCCCCTCCACTCCCCACTGGTGGAGGGCCTCCTGGGGGCCCGCCTGGAGTCCAGCACCAACCCTCAGGACTGGCCGCAGCACTGGCTGGAGCCAAACTACGCAAAGTACATAGGGTGAGCCTCCGTGTCCAGTCCTTCTGGTTTTATCAGGTGTTGATTGTTGAAGCCAtgttatttgtgtattttatggGAATGAGGGGTGAGGACACAATGCTGTCAGTCCTGAAACCGCACCCCCAGCATGAAACTGAAACGCATTTTATATTGTGTTCGTCAGGATGAAAGCAGTCCGCCTGGGTCTGGTGGCAAAAGTGACTCCAACCGGTCAAGTggtggcagtggtggtggtggggagggaCTGATGCAGGAGATGAATGCCTTACTAGCTCGCAGGtaaaacagccacacacacacacacacacacaaacacctctcACCTGACCACTACATTAAtcagaaacatgagaaaatacCTGTTGTGTCATTCTCTCACATATTACACCAACCTTTTCCTTTTGGTCTTCCTGGTTCTGCCTCACCTGCAGTAAATGTTTATCTCTAAAAGGAAATAAGCTCTTGTGTTCCAGTATTTTCTCCATGTCTCAATCTTTCTGTAAAAGTCACTGGACGATTTTTGTGTCTATCTCACTGTTTGCTCGTGTACTCGCTTCCTCCCTCATAGACGGAAAGCTTCAGAGAAACCTGATGAAGTAAGTCTTGTGCCTTGTCTTGAgcaatagtttgatattttgggaaattgTTAATGTTAGAGAAGATTTATGCCACAAagaggcaacaaaatccacctactgGTTCCTGTAAAGATCACTTATTAATCCACTGTATacatattattttgtttaatctgtgcaaaaactAGAAAGATAATGGCCAATTGTGTATGTTGTGGGAGTGGCTTCATTGTTAGATATGAGAGTGTTATCAATCTTCTAGTGTAGCTCTCCACAATGTGATTCTAAAGTTTAACCTCTTTGGGAAACTTACAGTAAAACTGATTGACTGTTGTGTAGCGAtaatttatttctctctttcctgcagGATGACTCTAGTGGTCGAGGGCCAGGTCAGCAGAACTCAACAGGTACAGAACAGACTTCTTGCCAGAATATTATTTAACACAGCCAGTACACTAGTTCTATAAAGCTGCAGCTTGTAAGGTATCTTCTCTGCTTTATAGGCTGAGTTGTTTGATTAAATTTATTCTTTCCATCTTGTCAGATGCTGTGAAGAAGCCGTGGGAACGATCCAACTCTGCAGACAAGTCCTCGCTGGTGTCCAGGTCTGTagataagaggaggaggaagtgtttgaGAGTGTGTTTCAGATGAACAAGCAAACTTCATTAACCACAGAGATTTCAGCATAAATCCCATCCTTTGCACTACAGGCAGAAATGCTGTGGTGTTGTGGttacatttaacaaaaataCCCTTTTTATGGCACATAATCCTCAAATACACACTGTGTATTACTCATCCGCTGAAGAAAGGCTGGGCTGCTTTTATATTCAGTCctgttgtgttgcagagtgAGACCCATCGGCAGCACTAGTGAAGCAGACACAGAATTTGACAGGATGAAACAGGTTGGTattatgtgttttattacatAAAGGATTATATGGGTTTTGCACTGTGCAGAGTAGACGGAGAGAGGACGATTTTGCACATCCTGTGAACTCACAAGCATGCCTTCTTTTGCAGGAAATTTTGGATGAAGTTGTACGTGAGTTGCATAAGGTGAAAGATGAAATCATTAATGGTAAGCAATGCTTGTGAAGTTCACTGCAGTATCCTGAGGCACAAAGCATGTTTAATCTTTTGTACACATTAGTGACTACATCTCACTGGCAGTTAAATGTTAccattttgagtgaaatgcgAACGTGAAAAAGCTTGTTTACGACATTAATAATTCATTGCAATTCCAGGTTTTCCCCACATTTGATTAACGACTGGCGAGTGCAAAGCCTTGTTGCTCTCTAAACTGCCGCATTCTTCTCTTGCAGCCATCAGACAAGAAATCGGCAGAATCAGTACATCATAATCTCATCTGAGCAACAGAagggggagagcgagaggaggagctggaggaggatggaCATGCAGATGCACAGACACGAGGACCAGCGAATGTTCTCTCAACGTTTCTGTGACCTCGCGACGCCTCGATGCACGTTGCAGAGATGTTGTGCCAACATTTGAGCCTGCTGGACGGCgaaaatggaagaaagaaacagagaagaagagagaaagggggTTAATGAGATAGGGACAGAGGAAAGAGACGGATGGATAAAGAAAGTGTTGAAGGACTGATGAACTCAAACAGAGGATGAAAAGTATACTAGAAGATGAATTGAGGGATGGACGGACATTCGTGCTGAGTTTGGTGTTGTGGTCCTCTCTGTGCACCTATAGACTCAGTCAGCCCAGTGTTGCAACTCTTTGTTCTCTGTTCAGTCCAAGTCTtaagaagaaaatatttttgttttctaagtttttactgttttattatttaaaaactgtggtgataatgatgatgctgttgatgaCAATGAGtattttattgatattataGAAGGAAAAAGGAATCTTGCACACCATTTATGTCAGccttttatattttctttttctttttgtttagtTTATCCCTAAGTATTTAAAGATAACAAGCACAATATGGGTAGAATGGTGCTGCAGACTCACCTGCCCTCAACTGGAgtatttaacaacaacaacaaaaaaaaatggctttttatGACCTTGTTCATACTGGTGTTGTGTGTCTAACCTTTTCTCTCCAGAGATGTTGGAAAACATGTTAATGTTTGAACCACAATTAGCCACTTCAATGACCTCCTCATCCAAGGCATAACACATTAAGAACGAGCGATGGATTATTTTGGCAGTTAATCCAATAACACTCAGTAACAGTCTGCTCTACAGCTCCAGTGTGACTGAGGTACACGTTTCTCTCTACCTGTTCAAATGTGTGAGATCATTAAAACTTGGggatcattcacaaaacaggCCGATAACTGTAAATGTGCCACCTGGTTTTACCTAGATATAAAACAATGTAGTACTATCTATTAGTCATCCTATGCTTTGTGAACCTCCCAAGTATGCATGAAACCCCCCATCTCTAtgaattagtttttttatttggtttgaaaaaaaaaattaaaaaaatacaaacggtgGTACATTTATTATAGTGGTTTGTTTCCATGAAGATTCCCGTTTCTATATATGAGATGTTGAACTTGATAATGGTAGCGATGTGAAAATAATTAAGGGGGTTGCTCTGGCAATATGCAAATCTTACCTAGATAAGAATGTGCAGAAAGTGAATGGTAGGCCTACGTGATGGTAGCTAAATGTGTCTTTGCGGGAAGGATTTGGCTGAATATCGGTTGTTGCATTCTATCCACTCTGTCCGCTCTCAACTACGTTCTGATTTAAAAGCTGGAAGtaaattcattcaaacaaaaacaatagaCTGTGTCAGCCATCTACACAAtatcctgctgtgtgtgtgtgtgtgtgtgtgtgtgtgtgtgtgtgtgtgtgtgtgtgtgtgtgtgtgtgtgtgtgtgtgtgtgtgtgtgttcgttctCCCTTCTGTTTTGGTACATGTTTATATGGTTTTCTCCTTCACGGTATATTTTAatcatgttaaaataaaagaaaaaggtcATGTGTGGTTACCACAGACCAGGAGCAAACCAGGAAATGGCAAATCAAGCACTAACTCATATTCTTTATGGTAGTTTCTTCTTATAAagatattttactgtttttatatgTAGTACAGTCTTTTAAATAGAAACAAATAACATGCTTCTTAAtcacaacacatacagtagagtGGGTGGgacaaaataagagaaacaccatcatcaacaacaacaataacagcagcatctctgcagTGAAGTCTGACTTGATAAAGTGTATGTTCTTATTCAGAAGTGTTGGTTTGCTGTTGGTAAAAAACTTCCACTGAGTGAAAGTCAGTGCtcatgctgttttcttttgttggcCTACGTCAACACCTTTATTTGTCTTGACCTTGTTACACATCAGTTTGTATTTTGGCTCTgggagcagctgcagtgaataTTTGGCCTATTTTCACGTATGTTGCCTTGAATACTGACAACATGAAAACTCAATATGTCATTTGTAAAATTGGCACAGGGGTGATTCTGAGCTTCTGCCTGAATTGTTGGTGTGCCGGACTCATGACCACCCAGAAATGACGTGCTGATCTCGAAAGTGCAAAGAGGCCAAATTTGGGAAAGATGTATGAGCACAGAGGACCAGTGGTCACAGTAAGACTCTCACTAACACTGACTGAAAGAGACTGTATGGGATATTTTCTgagcaacatgaaaaatgaccacTGACTTAattcagcagcaaaaaaaaaagaaaaacattatgaGACTCCCACTGAAAACTGGAATTTTCGAAAGAAGTACTTTTTTGCATTATaagctgtttctgttattttgtccactccCTGCAAATGCAATCAAGCCATATTTTtttacagcacagcagctgcaaacaAGCAGAACGGGACATCACAGACTCTTCTTGCTACAAGGTACATTTCAGTGCTCATTTTGCACCCTAGCGCTGCTCTGCATGATAGATGTGAAATTGTGTTAGGTAATCTGAGAGGCTTTGTGAGCCTCCACTCACATTCAGAAATTCTTAAGAAGCCTGACGTGATGCTTATAAGGTGGGAAAGGAAACCACAGAGCCAGTGACATCTCTGTTGTATCTAATGAGAATGCATGCGACCATTATCCCACgagtcatttttctgttgaaTACTATTATGTTTTGCCTCCAACTGCAGTTAAGAAAATATTAGCTTTCGTCAACATTTTGCCCTCTGAATACAGGAAATGTTCTCACTACGTCAGAATGACAGCCCATCTAGCTTATGTCTGAATTCCCATTTCCTGACTGATCCAAGTGAAGAATGTCCAATATGCTTTACTGACAGTGACAACGATACACActacagggggaaaaaaaacaccattaaaCTAGAATATAGAATGATATTTCATTGTGGTCCATAGATTTTGAACAACTGAAATTAACATTCCTGTTTAAAGATAAACATAATCAGTCACAGATCTATTCCTGCTTGCTTAGCTTGTATTTCCGTTTGATTCTGGCATAGGGGCCGATGCTGTCGTCAAACACAAAGTCCCATAATACTCGGGTCCAGGAAGTGTGTTGAGGCAAGCAGTCGTAATACTCTGCTGCGATTTCCTTGACCTGCCAATAAAAAGAAAGCATCacaagtgagaaagaaaaagaatgaaaattgTTAATGACAGCTGTAGAGAGTCAACAGGGAAATGCAATGCACAAGTTCTTCTCACAAAGGCCTTTTACTTTCTTCAAAAAATATCGAAATTTGGAGCACAATCCTGAAAACTGTATCACTTGATAGATCAAAAACAGATCATTCTGATCTAAAAAGGGTCATAATCCCTCTGAGAGGACAACTAGCATATAAACGAAagcattttcaaacaaacaaaaaaagcagcagtcTGCTGTGTCAGAAGGCCAGATATCACACCCTGAATCTCTTCATGCTGTAGTGACTCTGGAGAGGCAGCCGTTAATCAGTTACAAAGTCTGGCCTTTCATCTGATAAATATTTGCCCTTTATTGAAAAAATGTCATGTGGCATTTTGCCGATACCTTTTTGTCTAGATTCTGAAAGGCCTGTCTTATCTGGCCACACCTGTTTGTGATGCAAGTGCTGCAAATATCCTCCTTCTCTACAGCTCAACGAGCAGACCGTCTCACCTGAGGTAGTTTACTGCCAGGTATGCTCGGGAAGTCATGGTGCTCCATGTGATACCCAACGTTGAAGGTTATCAAGTTCAGCGGTCCATAGTACGAATATGTCTCGTGTCCCTTCAGG
Coding sequences:
- the evla gene encoding enah/Vasp-like a isoform X1, with translation MYSLDDFGEQSICQARASVMVYDDASKKWVPIKPGQQGFSRINIYHNTANNTFRVVGVKLQDQQVVINYSIVKGLKYNQATPTFHQWRDARQVYGLNFASKEEATTFSNAMLFALNVLSSPDSGGPVVQRQNGPSSEESEAQRRMMEQHQMAHKERERRTSGSGPPVSAGHPAMLSVAPPAAAVPAPMAGPPAPPPPPGPPPPMAVPPPMPPPLPTGGGPPGGPPGVQHQPSGLAAALAGAKLRKVHRDESSPPGSGGKSDSNRSSGGSGGGGEGLMQEMNALLARRRKASEKPDEDDSSGRGPGQQNSTDAVKKPWERSNSADKSSLVSRVRPIGSTSEADTEFDRMKQEILDEVVRELHKVKDEIINAIRQEIGRISTS
- the evla gene encoding enah/Vasp-like a isoform X2; this translates as MSEQSICQARASVMVYDDASKKWVPIKPGQQGFSRINIYHNTANNTFRVVGVKLQDQQVVINYSIVKGLKYNQATPTFHQWRDARQVYGLNFASKEEATTFSNAMLFALNVLSSPDSGGPVVQRQNGPSSEESEAQRRMMEQHQMAHKERERRTSGSGPPVSAGHPAMLSVAPPAAAVPAPMAGPPAPPPPPGPPPPMAVPPPMPPPLPTGGGPPGGPPGVQHQPSGLAAALAGAKLRKVHRDESSPPGSGGKSDSNRSSGGSGGGGEGLMQEMNALLARRRKASEKPDEDDSSGRGPGQQNSTDAVKKPWERSNSADKSSLVSRVRPIGSTSEADTEFDRMKQEILDEVVRELHKVKDEIINAIRQEIGRISTS